The following nucleotide sequence is from Candidatus Micropelagos thuwalensis.
CGAATATAAGATTTAACTATGAACTCTCTAACGGTAAATCGGCCTTCCTGAAATTTTGGGGCAAAAACATTACTGATGAAGAGTACCGTATTGATGGTATTGGTTTCAGAGCGCTTTCATATGATGTCTTCGTATTTGGCGAGCCAGCTTCTTATGGCGTGTCAATGGGTATGAACTTCTAAGCAGACGCTTATATCAAGATTGAAACGGCGGGTTTTATTCCCGCCGTTTTTTTAATTTTTTTCGAATGGCGTTCGATTAAAATTGTAATTCAGAGAAAGTTGACTTATTATTTTATAAATGAGTTTGTAAAAACTGCGTTTTTCTAAATTATTACTCTGCAGGAGGGCCCCATGAGTGGCGAAAATCGTAAATTATTTTCAGTAGACTCTCATGTCTACATTCCACCAGAAGCTATTCGGAAACATGTCGCCAGCACCAAATTGGACGCTTTTGACGATGCCGTGAAAGCTTATGAAAAATATGACGAAGATATGAAGCAGGGTGAAAGTTTGGCTATGGAGGATTTCGTAGATCTGGAGGCTGCCAGCCATCCTGGTTACCGCGAAGGCCCAGCTAGACTTGAAGCCATGGACATGGACGGAGTTGCTCACGAGGTCATGTATAATGACCCGCTGGATGACATGCGTTTTTATAATAATCTTGATACTGTTCAAGATAATCTTGAGGCGTTTAACCGTGCGCTTTATGAATTTGCATCTGTCGATCCAAACCGCATTCTAATTACTTATCATTTACCGATTACGGATATTGATTTTGCAATTGAAGAGCTTCACCGCGTTGTTCAACTGGGTGCGCGTTCAGTGCAATTACCTAACTCTCCGTCAGTTCTTGGACTGCCGGATTACCACGATGAGCGATATGACAGATTGTTTGCTGCCATCGCTGAGTCAGGTGTTGTGATTGCTCACCATTTAACCGTGACAAAGCATCTTTGGGGGACTTTCCGCCGTGACCCAACTCCGCAAAAAGGTATCTTCACAGGCCTGCCACCATCACTAATGATGGAGCCAATGATGTGGTACTTCCTGACAGGAATTCTGGAGCGTCATCCAAATCTGAAAATTGTTTGGGTTGAACCAGGACTATTCTGGATTCCAGGTTTCCTTGAATTCCTTGATCGCCGTATGCACCAGCATTATGACTTCCCGGGTGTTAAGGAATTGCCAAGCACATACTGGAAACGCCAAATGGCTGTAACCTTTGTTGATGAGCCAGAAGCTGTAAATAACCGTTATGATTTAGGTGTTGAGAACCTTCTCTGGTCAACTGATTTCCCGCATCCGTGCTGTAACTGGCCGAATGCGCAAGCTAAAGTTGCCGAGATGTTTAAGGATATGCCTGAAGAAGAAACCGATAAAATTACTTGGGGCAATGGCGCTCGCATGTATGGTTTTTCTTGATTTAAATCTGATTAATTGACGACGTCATCTATCTGGTACGCTGTCGAAAGGAAAATAAACTTTTCGACAGCGTCTTGATAAGACTGGTAGTTAATGAACACCGAACAAAATAAACAGACAGTTATTGATTTCTTTGATCAGATGTCCAATGGCAATGTTGAAGGTTTTGTAAACCTTTATCATGAGGGAGGAGCTGTCTGGACATCTGGTGATACGTTAATTTCGGGGACACAAAAGAAAGCTGAAATAGTCGAATTTGCTGGACGAATTTATGAAGCGTTTCCCGATGGTATTAAATTTAAGATCATCAGCATGACTGCTGAAGATGACCGAGTTGCTGTAGAAGCGGAAAGTGAAGGTATGCACGTTTCCGGCGTTATGTATCAGAATTTTTATCATTTTTTATTTATCTTCAAGAACGGGAAAGTCCTTCTCCTCAAAGAATATATGGACACTGAGAAAGTTACCGATATTCTATGCGGAGGGCAAAGACCAGTTCTTTAAAAGAAGAAATGTGAGGGAAATTATGAAGACTTTGATTGTTGGCGGAACTGGGCTTGTTGGTGCTGAAACTGCCCGTTTGATGGCCTCTAAAGGACATGAGGTAACACTTATGTCCAGAAATCCGACTTCCAACCCTGCGCTTCTAGAATTCCCGCACATCGCCCATGATTATATCCATGATGATATCTCACTTGAGATACTCAACGCATTTGACTGGTTGGTTTTCTCGGCTGGGGCGGATATTCGTATGCTGCCAGAAGGGGAGAGTGACGAGACTTTTTTTATGCATGCTAATGGTGTGCGGGTGCCCTATTTTTTTGAACAGGCGGCACAATCCAATATTTCCAAAGCGGTTTATATTGGAACTTTTTATCCTGTCGTGGCTTCTCAGAATATTGAAACCAGCGCCTATGTGCGCTCCCGTTACGAAGCTGACAAAGCCTTGCGCGCTTTTTCATCACCTGATTTTGAAATTGTTTGTCTCGATGCGCCCTATATTATTGGGCAGTTCCCCGGTATAGAAGCACCGCATCTTGAAGGGTTGACTATGTATGCAGCCGGTAAGCTAGAGGGTGTGCCACTTATTGCACCTGCAGGTGGTGTTAACCACATTAGTAGCCTTTCAGTCGCGGAAGCTGTGCTGGGAGGTTTTACGCATGGCGAGGCAGGTAAGGCATATCTCATCGGGGATGAGAATTTAAGTTGGAAAGAGTATTTGGAGTTATTCTGTGAAGCTGTTGGCAACCCGCAAAATCTGGATGTCACGACTGATGCCCACCCAATGCTTCCAGATATCATTCTGTATGCAGGTCGCAACGCGACTGTGAGCTATGAACCCGAAAATGGTGAGCTCAATTACGGACGTCAAAGAATTAAAGAAACAATCAAAAATGTTGTTTCATCTTATTTGAACTAACGACTAAAGGAGATTTAATCATGGCCAAAATAAGTTTCATTGGTGCAGACGGAAGCGTGTCTGAGTTTGAAGCACAAAAAGGTGACTCAGTCATGGAGGTTGCCACCCGTAATGGTGTTCCTGGTATTGAAGCAGATTGTGGCGGATCATGTTCATGCGCCACATGCCATGTTTATGTTGATGAAGCTTTCCGGGAACTTGTTGGGCCACCAAATGTAAATGAAGAGCAAATGCTTGAATTTGCTGATGATGTTCGTCCCGAGTCGCGGCTATCTTGTCAGATTAAAGTTACGGATGAGCTGGATGGACTTAAAGTAACACCGGCCTAAAGCGTTTATTAGAGTTTTAATTATTGGAGTTAGTCATGACTGTGTATCCCGAAGAAGAGGTTAGAGCCGCCGCTGAAAGATTAATAGAGCATCATTCAAAAGCTTCTGAGGTGACGGATTGGACTTTTTTTGTCGATGAAACATATACCGAGGATGCGGTATATTTATGCGAGTATGCCGGTGTTCGGCCTGTGACGGCTGTTGGTCGTAAGCAAATCAA
It contains:
- a CDS encoding NAD-dependent epimerase/dehydratase family protein; this translates as MKTLIVGGTGLVGAETARLMASKGHEVTLMSRNPTSNPALLEFPHIAHDYIHDDISLEILNAFDWLVFSAGADIRMLPEGESDETFFMHANGVRVPYFFEQAAQSNISKAVYIGTFYPVVASQNIETSAYVRSRYEADKALRAFSSPDFEIVCLDAPYIIGQFPGIEAPHLEGLTMYAAGKLEGVPLIAPAGGVNHISSLSVAEAVLGGFTHGEAGKAYLIGDENLSWKEYLELFCEAVGNPQNLDVTTDAHPMLPDIILYAGRNATVSYEPENGELNYGRQRIKETIKNVVSSYLN
- a CDS encoding 2Fe-2S iron-sulfur cluster-binding protein yields the protein MAKISFIGADGSVSEFEAQKGDSVMEVATRNGVPGIEADCGGSCSCATCHVYVDEAFRELVGPPNVNEEQMLEFADDVRPESRLSCQIKVTDELDGLKVTPA
- a CDS encoding nuclear transport factor 2 family protein, which encodes MNTEQNKQTVIDFFDQMSNGNVEGFVNLYHEGGAVWTSGDTLISGTQKKAEIVEFAGRIYEAFPDGIKFKIISMTAEDDRVAVEAESEGMHVSGVMYQNFYHFLFIFKNGKVLLLKEYMDTEKVTDILCGGQRPVL
- a CDS encoding amidohydrolase family protein; translation: MSGENRKLFSVDSHVYIPPEAIRKHVASTKLDAFDDAVKAYEKYDEDMKQGESLAMEDFVDLEAASHPGYREGPARLEAMDMDGVAHEVMYNDPLDDMRFYNNLDTVQDNLEAFNRALYEFASVDPNRILITYHLPITDIDFAIEELHRVVQLGARSVQLPNSPSVLGLPDYHDERYDRLFAAIAESGVVIAHHLTVTKHLWGTFRRDPTPQKGIFTGLPPSLMMEPMMWYFLTGILERHPNLKIVWVEPGLFWIPGFLEFLDRRMHQHYDFPGVKELPSTYWKRQMAVTFVDEPEAVNNRYDLGVENLLWSTDFPHPCCNWPNAQAKVAEMFKDMPEEETDKITWGNGARMYGFS